TCTTCTTTCATTTCCTTCAACCCTCTCATCATTCCTCCTTCACACACATCAACAAGGTTAGTTCCTCattcttctccttttcttgttctagcttgttttttttttttttcaatgtgtTGTAATAGATCTCAATCTGATGAGTGTGATGCACGTCTTATCTGAATTTTTCATGTACTATTGGAGATTAAGCTGTTTCGTTACGTCGATTGGATTGTTCATGCCGAATATCTGTATATGATTTGTATTTCATCAAGAATTGCGGCGCTTGATATGATCTAGATTTGTGGTTTTGATATTGTGATTGATATTGTCAATAGCTGTGAGTAGTGATAATTTAACATTCTCTAGATTTCGGGTTTTCATCTTATCGTGGATGAATAATTGTTCCGAGGATAAGAATGAGTGGTAAGTCATAAGATGTAGATTTGATTTCCAGAAGGGATGAGGATGAGATTGGTCAGCTAGCAGGATCATTATGGTGTTGCTGATCagacttttttttaattaaaatctcAGTAGGCACATGAGCTCCACTGATGTATCTTTTGGCATTACCATTTAGATTTGTATGGTTCGTATAGTCTTTTTAAATGGAAATTTGATGTATATGCTGTTTTTCCCCGTCTAGAAATGGAGACCTTCCTCTTTACATCCGAATCTGTCAATGAGGGTCACCCCGACAAGCTCTGCGATCAAGTCTCGGATGCTATTCTCGATGCCTGCTTGGAACAGGACCCAGAGAGCAAAGTGGCATGCGAGACGTGTACAAAAACCAATATGGTCATGGTGTTTGGTGAAATCACAACCAAGGCTAAGGTAGACTACGAGAAGATTGTTCGAGACACATGCAGAGGAATTGGGTTTGTATCAGCAGATGTAGGCCTTGATGCTGACAAGTGCAAGGTCCTTGTCAACATTGAGGAACAAAGCCCCGAAATTGCGCAAGGGGTTCACGGCCATTTCACCAAGAAGCCTGAGGAAATCGGAGCCGGTGACCAAGGCCACATGTTTGGTTATGCCACAGATGAAACACCTGAGCTCATGCCTTTAACTCATGTCCTTTCTACTAAGCTTGGTGCCAAGCTCACTGAGGTCAGGAAGAACAAAACCGTCCCGTGGTTGAGGCCTGATGGTAAGACCCAAGTGACTGTTGAGTACAGAAATGATAACGGAGCCATGGTCCCTCTTCGGGTGCACACTATCCTTATCTCAACCCAACATGATGAGACTGTCACAAATGAGCAGATTGCTGCTGATTTGAAGGAACATGTGATCAAACCTGTTGTCCCAGCCCAGTACATTGATGACAAAACCATTTATCACCTCAACCCTTCGGGACGTTTTGTCATCGGAGGACCCCATGGAGATGCTGGCCTTACTGGTCGAAAGATCATTATAGATACCTATGGTGGTTGGGGTGCACATGGTGGTGGTGCTTTCTCGGGTAAGGATCCTACCAAGGTGGACCGAAGTGGAGCATACATTGTAAGGCAGGCAGCAAAGAGTGTGGTGGCGTCTGGCCTTGCTCGCCGATGCATTGTTCAGGTTTCGTACGCAATCGGTGTCCCTGATCCACTATCAGTGTTTGTGGATACCTACAAAACAGGCAAAATCCCAGACAAGGACATACTGGCTCTTATTAAGGAAAATTTTGACTTCAGGCCAGGAATGATTGCACTCAACCTTGATATGAAAAGGGGAGGCAACTTCAGGTATCTGAAGACTGCAGCTTATGGACACTTTGGCCGCGATGACCCAGATTTCACTTGGGAAACCGTAAAGCACCTCAAGCCAAATGCTTAAAACAGGGAGCTACTTTTGGCAGCCGGTTATTATCGTAGCCATTATTAAGTTTTGTTAGAGAAGAATAAAGACGCTTCATAGCATACATCTGATCTACATATTATCGCTCAAGTTAGAGTTGGACCTACGAGATGTGTGCTCCAAAGTTGAGGTAATAGCAAACTAGGAACCCTGTATTACTTGTTCCATCGTGTTTTTTCGCTTTGTCAATTTTTGTACTTGCATCCTTTCGCATCACTCAGCCTCTTGATTGTTGAGGATTCTGGAATGTGATTGATAGATCAATTTTCAAATTTatccgattttttttttctcatgatTGAAGATTATTACGAATTATCAATTCCTAATATTTGTATGATTTGTAAACTGTAaacaattcaaatttcatagttttttttttcttttttgatacaaaattcaaatttcatagtTGCAAACAGTCTAACAGACAACAGAAATGGATATCATAACTTCAATAATAATTGTGTAGAGCCACAGCGAATACAGAGCACAATACCTAGACATAAAAATGGCTGTTTCAAACCGTCATCATCCTCAAGAGTGCAACCACAAGCGATCATGAAGCCGCTCTTCGCCGGCACCAAACATCTCATCCACCCTCTCACCATCTCTGTAGAAATGAAACGTCGGCGTATACCGAATGTGCTGAGTTGTTTCAGGGCATTCATCAATATCTGCATAGACGAACGACAGCTTTGGGAAACTATTACTCAGCTTGCAGAATGCAGGAAGAATCTGGCTGCACACTCGACACCTGAAAATAGAGACCAAACCAACTTCATCATAACTAGCAATTGAGTTACTATTTCATTGAGGCAATGCATCGAACACCTGGCGTGCACAATGCATGAGCGTATAGTTCAAACCAATCAAGCCGTTGAATTACCAGGTTGCGCCGTAATTGATAACTGCCTGCGAGGATTTCAAAAGAGAAATCAAACCCAGAACGATTAGACGCTAAATAAGACAACCCATTAAGCAATTAAGGGGATCGCACAGGAAATATGAGGTGGGTTTTGGTTTGCTTACAGGGGTTTTGGAGGACTTGATTTGAAGAAGAATGTCGCTGAGGCTTTGATCACTAGAGGCAGTCTTTAGGTTCCCATGGCGATTCGCCGGCAAATTGAAGGTTGTGCCGTCTAAGCCGTTGTTGGTGTTGGCGTCGTCGCCGGTCGACCCAGTTCCtccctccatttccttttaCTAGACTCGAGTCCAAAATTTGCTCCTACATAAATCTCCTCATTatatttcaaaaacaaaaaaaaaaaaaaaaaaatctccttaTTACTCTAAAGACCCGCATAAATTCCATAATCAGTAACCTAATtctcaacacttttttttttttttagaatgcatATTTTCTCAAcagtttatttatttgttttaataaaaaaaaatatttatttatttattttatatggGTAAAACTACTCTTGATTTGCACAGTACTATTTGGTGCAGTGACATGAGTCTTATAAGTGAGAAGTAGTGAGTTTGATTCACAATACACTAGTTCTTATATATGAAttgtttat
Above is a genomic segment from Rosa chinensis cultivar Old Blush chromosome 3, RchiOBHm-V2, whole genome shotgun sequence containing:
- the LOC112191563 gene encoding S-adenosylmethionine synthase 4 gives rise to the protein MSGAQRVRRNSRFSLRLFSTSLYKHTQLALPSLLSFPSTLSSFLLHTHQQEMETFLFTSESVNEGHPDKLCDQVSDAILDACLEQDPESKVACETCTKTNMVMVFGEITTKAKVDYEKIVRDTCRGIGFVSADVGLDADKCKVLVNIEEQSPEIAQGVHGHFTKKPEEIGAGDQGHMFGYATDETPELMPLTHVLSTKLGAKLTEVRKNKTVPWLRPDGKTQVTVEYRNDNGAMVPLRVHTILISTQHDETVTNEQIAADLKEHVIKPVVPAQYIDDKTIYHLNPSGRFVIGGPHGDAGLTGRKIIIDTYGGWGAHGGGAFSGKDPTKVDRSGAYIVRQAAKSVVASGLARRCIVQVSYAIGVPDPLSVFVDTYKTGKIPDKDILALIKENFDFRPGMIALNLDMKRGGNFRYLKTAAYGHFGRDDPDFTWETVKHLKPNA
- the LOC112191565 gene encoding thioredoxin-like 3-3, with product MEGGTGSTGDDANTNNGLDGTTFNLPANRHGNLKTASSDQSLSDILLQIKSSKTPAVINYGATWCRVCSQILPAFCKLSNSFPKLSFVYADIDECPETTQHIRYTPTFHFYRDGERVDEMFGAGEERLHDRLWLHS